From the genome of Triticum aestivum cultivar Chinese Spring chromosome 3B, IWGSC CS RefSeq v2.1, whole genome shotgun sequence, one region includes:
- the LOC123072067 gene encoding phosphatidylinositol 4-phosphate 5-kinase 2 isoform X1 — protein MRRVAPATVASAHEGVHQGHDGVGDAHSLPSAPHGCACPCRRGKATDHHAVGGNAGGNVSRSPEAKAPALPRICIWDSAGDGHVLEASVSVAWPDEAATPRTNPAPPPPPQRWRRPGKTISKGHRNYHLMLNLQLGIRHAVGKSAAKPMRELSRADFDPREKFWTRFPPAGSKTTTPHSSSEFRWKDYCPMVFRHMRKLFAVDPADYMLAICGDAALRELSSPGKSGSFFYLTQDERFMIKTVKKSEVKLLIRMLPSYHKHVKRYNNSLITRFYGVHSVKPYGGQKVRFIVMGNLFCSEHRIHRRYDLKGSSYGRKSDRFEEETSDATTLKDLDLNFAFRMQRSLYKDLHEQLRRDCAFLESEGIMDYSLLVGVHFCDDITPASNMALSTFTSSPELSANTLSACRVSVSMPEPCLSAKDLDKMSDHWNFRKPLARLGAHLPARAERTSMSDINPFLSGGGGFSSGRSKSWGEAYDVILYFGIIDILRDYDISKRLEHAYKSLQTDPSSISAVDPRLYSQRFRDFMGRIFIKEC, from the exons ATGAGGCGGGTGGCGCCCGCGACCGTCGCTTCTGCCCATGAAGGTGTCCACCAAGGCCACGACGGAGTCGGAGATGCCCACTCCTTGCCCAGCGCGCCGCACGGCTGCGCCTGCCCCTGCCGCCGCGGCAAGGCCACCGACCACCACGCCGTCGGCGGCAATGCCGGGGGCAACGTCAGCCGCTCGCCGGAGGCCAAAGCCCCCGCCTTGCCGCGGATCTGCATCTGGGACTCCGCCGGCGACGGCCACGTCCTCGAGGCCTCCGTCTCCGTGGCGTGGCCGGACGAGGCTGCCACCCCGCGCACCaatccggcgccgccgccgccgccgcaacggtGGAGGCGCCCCGGGAAGACCATCTCCAAGGGGCACAGGAACTACCACCTCATGCTCAACCTGCAGCTCGGCATCAG GCACGCGGTGGGGAAGTCGGCGGCGAAGCCGATGCGGGAGCTCAGCCGGGCGGACTTTGATCCCCGGGAGAAGTTCTGGACGCGGTTCCCGCCGGCGGGCTCCAAGACGACGACGCCGCATTCCTCCTCCGAGTTCCGGTGGAAGGACTACTGCCCCATGGTCTTCAG GCACATGAGGAAGCTGTTCGCCGTCGACCCGGCGGATTACATGCTTGCCATCTGCGGGGACGCCGCCCTGCGGGAGCTGTCGTCGCCGGGGAAGAGCGGGAGCTTCTTCTACCTCACGCAGGACGAGCGCTTCATGATCAAGACTGTCAAGAAATCCGAAGTCAAG TTGTTAATTCGGATGTTGCCGAGCTACCACAAACACGTTAAACGGTACAACAACTCCCTCATCACAAGGTTCTATGGCGTTCACTCTGTGAAGCCATATGGTGGGCAGAAG GTGCGGTTCATCGTCATGGGCAATCTGTTCTGCTCGGAGCACCGGATCCATCGCCGTTACGATCTGAAAGGCTCCTCCTACGGTCGGAAATCCGACAGGTTTGAAGAAGAGACCAGCGATGCAACCACGCTCAAGGACCTGGACCTCAACTTTGCGTTCCGGATGCAGCGCTCTCTGTATAAAGATCTTCACGA GCAACTTAGGCGAGATTGCGCGTTCTTGGAATCGGAGGGCATCATGGATTACAGTCTATTGGTTGGAGTTCACTTTTGTGATGATATTACCCCTGCATCAAATATGGCATTATCTACTTTTACTTCTTCTCCTG AGCTTTCAGCCAACACGCTGTCGGCATGCCGAGTCAGCGTCAGCATGCCTGAGCCGTGCCTCTCAGCTAAAGATTTGGACAAGATGTCCGATCACTG GAACTTCAGGAAACCATTGGCCAGACTGGGCGCGCACCTGCCAGCTCGAGCGGAGCGCACATCCATGAGCGACATCAACCCGTTCCTCTCTGGCGGCGGGGGATTCTCATCGGGCCGGAGCAAGAGCTGGGGGGAAGCCTACGACGTCATCCTCTACTTTGGGATAATCGACATCCTCCGGGACTATGACATCAGCAAGAGGCTGGAGCACGCGTACAAGTCGCTGCAGACGGACCCCAGCTCGATCTCCGCGGTTGACCCGAGGCTGTACTCGCAGAGGTTCCGGGATTTCATGGGCAGGATATTCATCAAGGAGTGCTAG
- the LOC123072067 gene encoding phosphatidylinositol 4-phosphate 5-kinase 2 isoform X2 has product MRRVAPATVASAHEGVHQGHDGVGDAHSLPSAPHGCACPCRRGKATDHHAVGGNAGGNVSRSPEAKAPALPRICIWDSAGDGHVLEASVSVAWPDEAATPRTNPAPPPPPQRWRRPGKTISKGHRNYHLMLNLQLGIRHAVGKSAAKPMRELSRADFDPREKFWTRFPPAGSKTTTPHSSSEFRWKDYCPMVFRHMRKLFAVDPADYMLAICGDAALRELSSPGKSGSFFYLTQDERFMIKTVKKSEVKLLIRMLPSYHKHVKRYNNSLITRFYGVHSVKPYGGQKVRFIVMGNLFCSEHRIHRRYDLKGSSYGRKSDRFEEETSDATTLKDLDLNFAFRMQRSLYKDLHEQLRRDCAFLESEGIMDYSLLVGVHFCDDITPASNMALSTFTSSPELSANTLSACRVSVSMPEPCLSAKDLDKMSDHWKPLARLGAHLPARAERTSMSDINPFLSGGGGFSSGRSKSWGEAYDVILYFGIIDILRDYDISKRLEHAYKSLQTDPSSISAVDPRLYSQRFRDFMGRIFIKEC; this is encoded by the exons ATGAGGCGGGTGGCGCCCGCGACCGTCGCTTCTGCCCATGAAGGTGTCCACCAAGGCCACGACGGAGTCGGAGATGCCCACTCCTTGCCCAGCGCGCCGCACGGCTGCGCCTGCCCCTGCCGCCGCGGCAAGGCCACCGACCACCACGCCGTCGGCGGCAATGCCGGGGGCAACGTCAGCCGCTCGCCGGAGGCCAAAGCCCCCGCCTTGCCGCGGATCTGCATCTGGGACTCCGCCGGCGACGGCCACGTCCTCGAGGCCTCCGTCTCCGTGGCGTGGCCGGACGAGGCTGCCACCCCGCGCACCaatccggcgccgccgccgccgccgcaacggtGGAGGCGCCCCGGGAAGACCATCTCCAAGGGGCACAGGAACTACCACCTCATGCTCAACCTGCAGCTCGGCATCAG GCACGCGGTGGGGAAGTCGGCGGCGAAGCCGATGCGGGAGCTCAGCCGGGCGGACTTTGATCCCCGGGAGAAGTTCTGGACGCGGTTCCCGCCGGCGGGCTCCAAGACGACGACGCCGCATTCCTCCTCCGAGTTCCGGTGGAAGGACTACTGCCCCATGGTCTTCAG GCACATGAGGAAGCTGTTCGCCGTCGACCCGGCGGATTACATGCTTGCCATCTGCGGGGACGCCGCCCTGCGGGAGCTGTCGTCGCCGGGGAAGAGCGGGAGCTTCTTCTACCTCACGCAGGACGAGCGCTTCATGATCAAGACTGTCAAGAAATCCGAAGTCAAG TTGTTAATTCGGATGTTGCCGAGCTACCACAAACACGTTAAACGGTACAACAACTCCCTCATCACAAGGTTCTATGGCGTTCACTCTGTGAAGCCATATGGTGGGCAGAAG GTGCGGTTCATCGTCATGGGCAATCTGTTCTGCTCGGAGCACCGGATCCATCGCCGTTACGATCTGAAAGGCTCCTCCTACGGTCGGAAATCCGACAGGTTTGAAGAAGAGACCAGCGATGCAACCACGCTCAAGGACCTGGACCTCAACTTTGCGTTCCGGATGCAGCGCTCTCTGTATAAAGATCTTCACGA GCAACTTAGGCGAGATTGCGCGTTCTTGGAATCGGAGGGCATCATGGATTACAGTCTATTGGTTGGAGTTCACTTTTGTGATGATATTACCCCTGCATCAAATATGGCATTATCTACTTTTACTTCTTCTCCTG AGCTTTCAGCCAACACGCTGTCGGCATGCCGAGTCAGCGTCAGCATGCCTGAGCCGTGCCTCTCAGCTAAAGATTTGGACAAGATGTCCGATCACTG GAAACCATTGGCCAGACTGGGCGCGCACCTGCCAGCTCGAGCGGAGCGCACATCCATGAGCGACATCAACCCGTTCCTCTCTGGCGGCGGGGGATTCTCATCGGGCCGGAGCAAGAGCTGGGGGGAAGCCTACGACGTCATCCTCTACTTTGGGATAATCGACATCCTCCGGGACTATGACATCAGCAAGAGGCTGGAGCACGCGTACAAGTCGCTGCAGACGGACCCCAGCTCGATCTCCGCGGTTGACCCGAGGCTGTACTCGCAGAGGTTCCGGGATTTCATGGGCAGGATATTCATCAAGGAGTGCTAG